In one window of Azotobacter salinestris DNA:
- the rpsL gene encoding 30S ribosomal protein S12: MATINQLVRQPRKRLVDKSDVPALQNCPQRRGVCTRVYTTTPKKPNSALRKVCRVRLTNGYEVTSYIGGEGHNLQEHSVVLIRGGRVKDLPGVRYHTVRGSLDTTGVKDRKQGRSKYGTKRPK, encoded by the coding sequence ATGGCAACTATCAACCAGCTGGTGCGTCAGCCGCGCAAGCGTCTCGTCGACAAGAGCGACGTGCCTGCGCTGCAGAACTGCCCCCAGCGCCGTGGCGTGTGCACCCGGGTGTACACCACCACGCCGAAAAAACCGAACTCGGCACTGCGTAAGGTCTGCCGTGTGCGCCTGACCAACGGTTACGAGGTCACCTCCTATATCGGCGGCGAGGGGCACAACCTGCAGGAGCACAGTGTAGTGCTGATCCGTGGCGGTCGTGTCAAGGACCTTCCGGGTGTCCGTTACCACACCGTGCGCGGTTCGCTGGATACCACCGGCGTGAAAGACCGCAAGCAGGGTCGTTCCAAATACGGTACCAAGCGTCCGAAGTAG
- the rpsG gene encoding 30S ribosomal protein S7 has translation MPRRRVAAKREILDDPKYGSQILAKFMNHVMESGKKAVAERIVYGALDTVKSRKNSDPLEIFEKALDAIAPLVEVKSRRVGGATYQVPVEVRPSRRNALAMRWLVDSARKRGEKSMALRLAGELLDASEGKGAAVKKREDVHRMAEANKAFSHYRF, from the coding sequence ATGCCAAGACGTCGTGTAGCAGCCAAGCGTGAGATTCTGGATGATCCGAAGTACGGAAGCCAAATTCTTGCCAAGTTCATGAACCACGTGATGGAAAGCGGCAAGAAGGCGGTTGCCGAGCGCATCGTTTATGGCGCGCTGGATACCGTCAAATCCCGCAAGAACAGCGATCCCCTGGAAATCTTCGAAAAAGCACTCGACGCCATCGCTCCGCTGGTCGAAGTGAAGTCCCGCCGCGTGGGTGGTGCGACTTACCAGGTTCCGGTCGAGGTTCGTCCGTCGCGTCGCAATGCGCTGGCCATGCGCTGGCTGGTGGACTCCGCACGCAAGCGTGGCGAGAAATCTATGGCCCTGCGTCTCGCTGGTGAGCTGCTTGACGCCTCCGAGGGCAAGGGCGCTGCTGTGAAGAAGCGTGAAGACGTGCATCGCATGGCCGAGGCGAACAAGGCGTTCTCGCACTATCGTTTCTGA